CGGTCACCAGGGCCCGCGGGACCGGCCGCTCGTGCGGGTCGCGGACCGTGCCGACCAGGTCGGGCTCCGGTTCGCCGAAGCGGTGGCGGTGCGCCGGGAGCGCCGCGGGCACCGGTGCCTCCACCGACGGGTCGTCCACCGGCGGCTCCTCGACCTGCTCACCGGGTCCCGGCCGGGCCGCGCGCCGGTGCCGCCAGGCGTCCAGGCCCATGAGGAGGGCGCCCACCGCGGTCCACGCGCAGAGGACCAGGACCGGCCCGAGCATCCCGGCCCCGTCGAAGTAGAGCGCCGAGCGCAGCGCCTCCACGCCGTTGGCCAGCGGCATCACGGCGTGCACGAACCGGAAGAACGGCGGGAGCATCGCGGCGGGCGCGGCGCCACCGCTCGTGGGGATGCTGAGCACGATGAAGAGCGTCATGCCCACCGCGGGGAAGAACCGGCGGGCGAAGGGGGCCAGGCCGGTGCCGAAGGTGGCCACGGACGTCGTCAGCAGGAAGGCGACGACCAGCGTCATCGGGTCGTGCGGCAGGTATCCGAGGCCCACGCCGACGGCGTAGCCGACGAGGCTGAACAGCGCGGAGACGCCCAGGATGGCCAGCAGCTTCCTGCGCCGGTCGAAGGAGGCCGCGCGCAGCAGGGTGGTGGCGAGGATGTAGCCCGGCACGTTCCACGCGATGCCGAAGTAGACCAGGGTGGTGCCCATCCGGTCCTTGCCCACCGTGGGGGCGACGTCGTGGACGGCGAGCTGCCCGGACCGGTCCCCGGCGGCCTGGGTGAAAGCGGTGGTCAGCGCCTGCTCCAGCAAGGCGCCGTTCGCCTTGGCGACGAACAGCACGGGACGCTGCCCGGGGACGAAGCCGGCCACCGCCGTCCGGTCGCGCACGGCCCGGCGCGCCGCCGGCGCGTCGCTCACGGCCGTGACGTCGAAGCCGCCCGGCTGGGTCCGCTCCAGGACGGCGTCCACGTCGTGGGCCGCCTGGCGGCCCGCCACGACCACGTGCGCGTGATGGGGCTGGGGAGAGTGGAGCGCGGGGGCGAAGCAGAACAGGAAGCCCAGGAAGAGGACGGCCGGGAACCAGACGGCCTCGGTCAGGGTCCTGGCCCAGGGCAGCCGGGCCGGCCGCGCCGCCCGGTCGCCGTGCCGCTGTCCGTCGTCCGCCACGTCCTGTTCCCCGCGCCTCTCAACCGGGGCGCCCGCCACGGGTGGTGGGCGCGCTCACATTTATTTGTAGCCTACATGTAATTCTGCCGGGCCCCGGACGGCGCGAGGCGCCCCGGACACGCGAAGGCCGGGCCCCTGGCGCGGTGCGCGCCCGGAACCCGGCCTCCCGGTGCCCGTCAGCCCAGCAGTTCCACCTCCGCCAGCGTCGAAGGACGGTCCAGCACCAGCCGGTACGCCCGGTACGAACCCGGCGCCGCGATGGTGAACGCCCGGGTCTGGCGGTCCCAGGTGAAGGACTCCCCGGAGCGCCGGTCCAGCGTCCGCCACGTCGTACCGTCGTCCGAGCCCTGGAGGGTCCACCCGGCCGGGGCCCTGGTGTGGTCCGCCGGGGACGTCAGCGTGTACTGGAGCGGCTTAGCGGACCGGCTTGCCGGCAGGGCCACCGAGGTGACCGTCGCCTCCGTCGCCGAGGTGTTGTCGAACAGCGGGCCGTCACCCTCGAGGATGTCCGAGCGGGGCGTCGGCGCCTTGTCATCCCGGGTGATCGAGACCGGTCCCGCGTCCTTGCCGCTGCCCCACGCCGAAGGCCGGGGCCCCATGGCGAAGGTCAGCTCACCGCCCTTGGACAGCAGCGAGTGCGGGAGCGAGGTCGACGTCCAGGGACGGCCGTTGAAGGTCACGCTCTGCACGTACACGTTCCGCGCGCTGTTCCTCGGTGCGTTCACCACCAGGTCGTGGCCGTTCTCCAGGTGCACGGTGGCCTTCTTGAACAGCGGGGAGCCGATCGCGTACTCGCCGCTGCCCATGACGAGCGGATAGAAGCCGAGCGCGGAGAAGAGGAACCAGCCCGACTGCTCGCCGTTGTCCTCGTCCCCGTGGTAGCCCTGCCCGATCTCGCTGCCGAGGTAGAGCCGGGACAGGATCTCCCGGACCGTCGCCTGCGTCTTCCACGGCTGCCCGGCCGCGTCGTACATGTACGAGACGTGATGGGCGACCTGGTTGGACTGGCCGAGCATGCCCATGCGCACGTCCCGCGCCTCGGTCATCTCGTGGATGACCCCGCCGTAGGAGCCGACGAACTGCGGGGAGGCCGTCTCCGGGGTGGCGAAGAACTCGTCCAGCTTGTCGGCGAGCCCCTGCCGGCCGCCGTAGAGGTTCGCCAGGCCCCGGGTGTCCTGCGGGGCGGTGAAGGCGTAGCCCCAGCCGTTGGTCTCCGTGTAGTCGTAACCCCACACCCGCGGGTCGTAACTCCCGGACTTCACACGCCAGTTGCCCTGCGCGTCCTTGCCCTGGAAGAAACCCGCCGCCGGGTCGAAGAGGTTCACGTAGTCACGGGCCCGGTTGAGGAAGTAGTCGGACTCCTCCTTGTAGTGCTTCTCGCCGGTCTTCTCGTACAGGGCCCTGCCCATCTCGGCGATGCCGTAGTCGTTGACATAGCCCTCCATCGCCCACGACAGGCCCTCGGCGGTGCCGGTGTCGGTGTAGCCGAGGAAGGGCGAGGTGCTCATGCCCTTGCGGCCCACGCCGGACGCCGGAGGAACCACCGTCGCGTTCTTCAGGGCCGCCTGGTACGCCGCCTTCGCGTCGAACTTCACGCCCTTCACATAGGCGTCGGCGAACGCCACGTCCGAGGAGGTGCCGGTCATCAGGTCCGCGTAACCGGGGGAGGACCAGCGCGAGGTCCAGCCGCCGTCCTTGTACTGCTGCACGAACCCGTCCACCATCGCGCCCGCCTGGGAGGGCGTCAGCAGCGAGTACGCCGGCCACGTGGTCCGGTAGGTGTCCCAGAAGCCGTTGTTGACGTACACCGTGCCGTCCACGATCTTCGCGCCGGTGTGCGTCGGGGTGTCCTGGCTCTGCATGGGCGAGAAGGGCGAGGCGTACCGGTTCTCGCCGTCCACCTTCTCGTAGCCCGAGTTGGGGTACAGGTACAGCCGGTACATGCTGGAGTACAGCGTGGTCAGCTGGTCCGGGGTGGCGCCCTCCACCTCCACCTTGCCGAGCAGCCGGTCCCAGACCCGCTGCGCCCGCGCCTTCACCGTGTCGAAGGAGGTGCCCGGCGGGATCTCCTGGCGCAGATTGGCCTTCGCCTGGTCGACGCTGATCAGCGAGGTCGCCAGGCGCAGCGTGACGGTGTGGCCGGCGCCCGCGGCGAAGCGCAGATAGCCCTTCACCCCGCTCGACGCCCCGTCCGTGACCCGCCGGTCGAACTCGCCGTACACGAACAGCCGCGTCGCGCCGGTCGACAGGCCCGACTTGACGTCCGAGTAGCCGGTGACGGTGCCGTGCTCCTTGTCCAGCGTCAGCCCCGCCTGCTCGGTGACGTTGTCGAACAGCACGCTCGCGTCCGAGCCGGGGTAGGTGAAGCGCAGCACCGCCGCGTGGTCGGTCGGCGTCATCTCCGCCTTGAGCCCGTTCTCGAACCGCACCCCGTAGTAGTACGGCCGCGCCGTCTCGTTCTCGTGCCGGAACGCCAGCTCGCGCGCCTCGCGGCCGGTGTCCGGGGTGCCGGCCGCGGCCGACGGCATCACCTGGAAGGTCTGCCGGTCGCCCATCCAGGGGCTCGGCTCATGACTCGCGCTGAACGCCTGGATGGTCGGCAGATTGGCGTCGTTGTTCGCGTGCGCGTACTCGTACAGCCAGCTCAGCGACGAGGCGTTGGTGACCGGCGTCCAGAAGTTGAAGCCGTGCGGCAGCGCCGTCGCCGGGAAGTTGTTGCCGCGCGAGAAACTGCCGCTGGAGTTGGTGCCGCGCGTGGTCAGCGCGTAGTCGGACAGGTGCGCCTTCGGCTTCTTTGGCGCCGCCGGCTTCAGCGACACGTCGTCGATCCAGCCGCGGAACTTCGCCGGCCCGCTGGGGGAGTCGTACCCCACCAGGATCCGGTCGACCGTCTTCCCGGCCGCCACCGAACCGATCCGCGAGACGACGTTGTTCCACTGGTTGACGTAGAGCGACTTGGCGGCGCCCTGACCGCGCGGCGACAGCGGGAAGCCGTGCTGGTCCAGCGCGCCCAGGTCGCTGAGGTAGGTGCCGTCGGTGAAGGCGAGGTCCAGGGAGACGTTGGTGGCGTCGTAGTCCCGGTCGCCGTCGGCCATCGACGGGAAGACGCGGTACGACAGCTGGGTGTCGCGGCCGACCTTCACATGGACGTCGAACACCTTGTTGTACGAGAACGCCCGGCCCTTCGCCGTGTGCCGGCCGGCGTAGCGCAGCGCCCGCGTGCCGGTGAACCCGACGCGCGCCTTGGCCGTCGGCGAGGCGGTCGGGCCCTTGTCGGTCAGCGTCAGCATGTCCTGCGGCACCGGGCCGCCGCCGTCGCCGGTGGACAACTGCACATCGGCGAGCTGGAGGATGTCCGGCGCGCCGTTGTTCCGGCTCACCTCCAGCCGGAAGTGCTGGTACTCGGCGGGATCGCCGAGGTCGTACGTCCTGGTCTGGAAGCGTTCGGAGAAGGTCTGCCCCGAGCGGGTGTCCAGGCTCTTCCAGTCCTTGCCGTCGGTGGAGCCGAGCAGCGTCCAGTCCCTCGGGTCGCGTTCGGCGGCGTCATTGGCCGAGGTCAGCGCGTAGTCCGCCACCTTGACCGGCTTGTCCAGGTCGAACTCCACCCAGCCGGTGGGCTGGAAGGTCAGCCACTTGGTGCCCGGCTCGCCGTCGACCAGGTTCTCCTTCACCTCGCCCGCGCCCGTGTTCTCGCCGCTCGCGCGGACGTCGGTGACGTGGTCGTTCACATTGCCCGGTATCCCCGTGCTGTAGCCGCCGTCCACGCCCGAGGCCCGCGGGGTGCCGTCCGGGCCGGTGTCGACGGTGCTCAGCCAGTCCGGTGCGGGATCGCCCGCCTCGAACGAGGACGCGAATTCCCGGTCGGCCGCCGGGGCCTTGGCGGGCACCGCGACCGCGGCGCCCTGTGCGCCGGCGGCCATGGCGAAGGCGGCCGTGAGTACGACCGCCCGGCCCCATCTGTGCCGAGTTCTCCGCTGCATCTACGGATTCCCTCCCTGCGCCGATCGGACAACGTTGTCAGTTCGGGGCGCAGGAACCAAGTAGGTGGTCAAGTGGCCGTTGGTGTCAAGGGTGTTGGGCGTGTCATTCCCGAGGTCGGGGCCGCGTTCTTTTTCCACGGACCGCTCACAGCCCGCCCATATGTCCGGGAGGTCTCAACTCGGAAAAGACCCGCCGGGAACTCTGCTTTCGATCTTGCTCAGCTGGCGGGAACTGGACTATACCTGTCGGCGCCCGGTACAAGAGCACTCCCGGCAGTACATGCACGAAGAACTTCCTGCACCACCCAGCTTGACCCGACCGCGGTGCCGGGCAGGATCCGGTTCACCGCCTGAGTCCTGGAGAAGGCGAGGACTTGAGCATGGGATCCACTGCGCACCACGACCGTGAGGGTGTCGGCCGCCGCGATCTGATCAAGCGCTCCGCGGCGCTCGGCCTGGTGGCCGTCCCGGGGATGGGCCTGATGTCCGCCTGCGCGAGCAGCGGGGGCGGCGGCCAGAGCAAGGCCAAGGAGGGCAAGAAGACCGCGAAGAACCCACTCGGCGTGAACGACACCGCCAAGATGGAGTTCGTGCTGTTCGACGGCGGCTTCGGCAAGGAGTACGCCGAGGACGCGGTCAAGATCTACGAGAAGGACTTCCCGAAGGCCACGGTGAAGTTCTCCGCCACCCAGAAGATCCAGTCCACCCTCCAGCCCCGCTTCAACCAGGGCAACCCGCCGGACCTCATCGACAACTCCGGCGCCGAGCAGATGGACATGGGCGTCCTGGTCGGCAAGAACCAGCTGGCCGACCTCACCCCGCTGCTGGACGCGCCGTCGTACGACGACCCGAACAAGAAGGTCCGCGACACGCTGCGCCCCGGCATCGTGGAGATGGGCCAGTTCGACGGCAAGCCGGTGTGGATCTTCTATTACGCGTACACGGTGTACGGCGTCTGGTACTCGCAGAAGGCCCTCGACTCGCTCGACGCCGAGTACCCGAAGACCTGGGACGAGATGCTCCAGGTGTGCGAGAAGGCCAAGAAGAAGGGCATGGCGGGCTGGACGTACGCGGGCAAGTACCCGTACTACATCCCCTTCTCGCTCTACCCG
This Streptomyces misionensis DNA region includes the following protein-coding sequences:
- a CDS encoding carboxypeptidase regulatory-like domain-containing protein, whose product is MADDGQRHGDRAARPARLPWARTLTEAVWFPAVLFLGFLFCFAPALHSPQPHHAHVVVAGRQAAHDVDAVLERTQPGGFDVTAVSDAPAARRAVRDRTAVAGFVPGQRPVLFVAKANGALLEQALTTAFTQAAGDRSGQLAVHDVAPTVGKDRMGTTLVYFGIAWNVPGYILATTLLRAASFDRRRKLLAILGVSALFSLVGYAVGVGLGYLPHDPMTLVVAFLLTTSVATFGTGLAPFARRFFPAVGMTLFIVLSIPTSGGAAPAAMLPPFFRFVHAVMPLANGVEALRSALYFDGAGMLGPVLVLCAWTAVGALLMGLDAWRHRRAARPGPGEQVEEPPVDDPSVEAPVPAALPAHRHRFGEPEPDLVGTVRDPHERPVPRALVTVLGPSGRQLVSTLTNARGEYAVTGLPEGFLSVVAAVPGREPAVRQTPLGSGDVVRADFVLRDRHGAVPAGGPGRD
- a CDS encoding GH92 family glycosyl hydrolase; this encodes MQRRTRHRWGRAVVLTAAFAMAAGAQGAAVAVPAKAPAADREFASSFEAGDPAPDWLSTVDTGPDGTPRASGVDGGYSTGIPGNVNDHVTDVRASGENTGAGEVKENLVDGEPGTKWLTFQPTGWVEFDLDKPVKVADYALTSANDAAERDPRDWTLLGSTDGKDWKSLDTRSGQTFSERFQTRTYDLGDPAEYQHFRLEVSRNNGAPDILQLADVQLSTGDGGGPVPQDMLTLTDKGPTASPTAKARVGFTGTRALRYAGRHTAKGRAFSYNKVFDVHVKVGRDTQLSYRVFPSMADGDRDYDATNVSLDLAFTDGTYLSDLGALDQHGFPLSPRGQGAAKSLYVNQWNNVVSRIGSVAAGKTVDRILVGYDSPSGPAKFRGWIDDVSLKPAAPKKPKAHLSDYALTTRGTNSSGSFSRGNNFPATALPHGFNFWTPVTNASSLSWLYEYAHANNDANLPTIQAFSASHEPSPWMGDRQTFQVMPSAAAGTPDTGREARELAFRHENETARPYYYGVRFENGLKAEMTPTDHAAVLRFTYPGSDASVLFDNVTEQAGLTLDKEHGTVTGYSDVKSGLSTGATRLFVYGEFDRRVTDGASSGVKGYLRFAAGAGHTVTLRLATSLISVDQAKANLRQEIPPGTSFDTVKARAQRVWDRLLGKVEVEGATPDQLTTLYSSMYRLYLYPNSGYEKVDGENRYASPFSPMQSQDTPTHTGAKIVDGTVYVNNGFWDTYRTTWPAYSLLTPSQAGAMVDGFVQQYKDGGWTSRWSSPGYADLMTGTSSDVAFADAYVKGVKFDAKAAYQAALKNATVVPPASGVGRKGMSTSPFLGYTDTGTAEGLSWAMEGYVNDYGIAEMGRALYEKTGEKHYKEESDYFLNRARDYVNLFDPAAGFFQGKDAQGNWRVKSGSYDPRVWGYDYTETNGWGYAFTAPQDTRGLANLYGGRQGLADKLDEFFATPETASPQFVGSYGGVIHEMTEARDVRMGMLGQSNQVAHHVSYMYDAAGQPWKTQATVREILSRLYLGSEIGQGYHGDEDNGEQSGWFLFSALGFYPLVMGSGEYAIGSPLFKKATVHLENGHDLVVNAPRNSARNVYVQSVTFNGRPWTSTSLPHSLLSKGGELTFAMGPRPSAWGSGKDAGPVSITRDDKAPTPRSDILEGDGPLFDNTSATEATVTSVALPASRSAKPLQYTLTSPADHTRAPAGWTLQGSDDGTTWRTLDRRSGESFTWDRQTRAFTIAAPGSYRAYRLVLDRPSTLAEVELLG
- the ngcE gene encoding N-acetylglucosamine/diacetylchitobiose ABC transporter substrate-binding protein; translated protein: MGSTAHHDREGVGRRDLIKRSAALGLVAVPGMGLMSACASSGGGGQSKAKEGKKTAKNPLGVNDTAKMEFVLFDGGFGKEYAEDAVKIYEKDFPKATVKFSATQKIQSTLQPRFNQGNPPDLIDNSGAEQMDMGVLVGKNQLADLTPLLDAPSYDDPNKKVRDTLRPGIVEMGQFDGKPVWIFYYAYTVYGVWYSQKALDSLDAEYPKTWDEMLQVCEKAKKKGMAGWTYAGKYPYYIPFSLYPMIGKVGGREVLDAIDNLEPNAWKHPAVKTCFEAYYELFKKGYILRGTPGLDHIQSQTAWAKGEALFIPNGSWVENESANVIPKDFDLAVSAPSGIDSSDKMPFGTIWASGGEPFIVPSKAANPEGGMEQLRIMLSEASSKNFTAKVKSLTAYNGGTSGIDLTPGLKSGVAALQLAGTNVVNPRLQDWYVQLEKEKIGVSGLGEMMAGRLTPAEAIKKIQGFADEAAKDTSIKHYKHQ